A genomic segment from Capra hircus breed San Clemente chromosome 7, ASM170441v1, whole genome shotgun sequence encodes:
- the TUBB4A gene encoding tubulin beta-4A chain yields the protein MREIVHLQAGQCGNQIGAKFWEVISDEHGIDPTGTYHGDSDLQLERINVYYNEATGGNYVPRAVLVDLEPGTMDSVRSGPFGQIFRPDNFVFGQSGAGNNWAKGHYTEGAELVDAVLDVVRKEAESCDCLQGFQLTHSLGGGTGSGMGTLLISKIREEFPDRIMNTFSVVPSPKVSDTVVEPYNATLSVHQLVENTDETYCIDNEALYDICFRTLKLTTPTYGDLNHLVSATMSGVTTCLRFPGQLNADLRKLAVNMVPFPRLHFFMPGFAPLTSRGSQQYRALTVPELTQQMFDAKNMMAACDPRHGRYLTVAAVFRGRMSMKEVDEQMLSVQSKNSSYFVEWIPNNVKTAVCDIPPRGLKMAATFIGNSTAIQELFKRISEQFTAMFRRKAFLHWYTGEGMDEMEFTEAESNMNDLVSEYQQYQDATAEEGEFEEEAEEEVA from the exons TTTTGGGAGGTGATCAGTGATGAGCATGGCATTGATCCCACGGGCACATACCACGGGGACAGTGACCTCCAGCTGGAGAGAATCAACGTGTACTACAATGAGGCCACTG gaggaaattaCGTGCCCAGAGCTGTCCTGGTGGACCTTGAGCCAGGCACCATGGATTCTGTCCGCTCTGGGCCCTTCGGCCAGATCTTTCGTCCTGACAATTTTGTGTTTG gccAGTCTGGAGCCGGCAACAACTGGGCCAAAGGCCACTACACAGAGGGTGCTGAACTGGTGGACGCCGTCCTGGATGTGGTTCGGAAGGAGGCTGAGAGCTGTGACTGTCTGCAGGGCTTCCAGCTGACCCACTCGCTGGGTGGGGGTACAGGGTCTGGAATGGGGACCCTCCTCATCAGCAAGATCCGCGAAGAGTTCCCCGACCGCATCATGAACACCTTCAGCGTGGTGCCCTCACCCAAGGTGTCGGACACGGTGGTGGAGCCCTACAACGCCACCCTGTCTGTGCACCAGCTGGTGGAGAACACGGACGAGACCTACTGCATCGACAATGAAGCGCTGTATGACATCTGCTTCCGCACCCTGAAACTGACCACCCCCACCTACGGGGACCTCAACCACCTGGTGTCGGCCACCATGAGCGGGGTCACCACCTGCCTGCGCTTTCCGGGCCAGCTCAACGCCGACCTGCGCAAGCTGGCCGTGAACATGGTGCCCTTCCCACGCCTGCACTTCTTCATGCCTGGCTTCGCCCCACTGACCAGCCGGGGCAGCCAGCAGTACAGGGCACTGACCGTCCCTGAGCTGACCCAGCAGATGTTCGATGCCAAGAACATGATGGCCGCGTGCGACCCACGCCACGGCCGCTACCTGACCGTGGCCGCCGTCTTCCGGGGCCGCATGTCCATGAAGGAGGTGGATGAGCAGATGCTGAGCGTGCAGAGCAAGAACAGCAGCTACTTCGTGGAGTGGATCCCCAACAACGTGAAGACGGCCGTGTGCGACATCCCGCCCCGCGGGCTGAAGATGGCTGCCACCTTCATCGGCAACAGCACGGCCATCCAGGAGCTGTTCAAGCGCATCTCGGAGCAGTTCACTGCCATGTTCCGGCGCAAGGCCTTCCTGCACTGGTACACGGGCGAGGGCATGGACGAGATGGAGTTCACTGAGGCCGAGAGTAACATGAACGACCTGGTGTCCGAGTACCAGCAGTACCAGGACGCAACGGCCGAGGAGGGCGAGTTTGAGGAGGAGGCTGAGGAGGAGGTAGCTTAG